In Myxococcus stipitatus, a single window of DNA contains:
- a CDS encoding Kelch repeat-containing protein: MKTLWRAVALVGLGLGGLGLGCIDFDDELDRFCEGNPVCQDGGASSDGGSDGGGDGGSDGGGDGGSDGGDAGPNGGEDGGDGGPDGGDAGPDGGSTLESGWHERAPLNLMRSGHTATLLRNGTVLVVGGLTPDGITSTAEVYDPKTNSWILLKNELAQPRMDHTATLLPNNQVLVVGGLVDGTTATGTAELYDPTTQSWSPASGIPAAQRASHAAVLLPSNKVLVTGGGNNPNGGLATSAVYTSDAGWSPSASMKAERNALTLTVLGSVAIAVGGYDLNGRHRSAEVFDGVEWRLTATSVPGEGREGHTATALSENELLIAGTYVTTTDAGVGNSAAIYNATSDSWSTVASMQQGRFRHAAARVSTGEVLVTGGYSAAYRAAHNSAELFDPKDRRWHPAKGDMAHPRVGHTCTEMPDGTVLVVGGEDPVGETFLDSVELYVP, encoded by the coding sequence GTGAAGACGCTCTGGCGCGCGGTGGCGCTGGTGGGCCTGGGGCTGGGCGGCTTGGGCCTCGGCTGCATCGACTTCGACGACGAACTGGACCGCTTCTGCGAGGGCAATCCCGTGTGCCAGGACGGCGGCGCGTCCTCGGACGGAGGCTCGGATGGTGGCGGCGACGGAGGCTCGGATGGTGGCGGCGACGGAGGCTCGGATGGTGGCGACGCGGGGCCGAACGGTGGTGAGGATGGCGGCGACGGAGGCCCGGATGGTGGCGACGCGGGGCCGGACGGCGGATCCACCTTGGAGTCCGGTTGGCATGAGCGCGCGCCCCTGAACCTCATGCGGTCAGGGCATACGGCGACGCTCTTGAGGAATGGAACGGTCCTCGTGGTGGGGGGGCTCACGCCCGATGGCATCACCTCGACCGCCGAGGTCTACGACCCCAAGACGAATAGCTGGATCCTCCTGAAGAACGAACTCGCACAGCCTCGGATGGACCACACCGCGACGCTGCTCCCCAATAATCAGGTCCTGGTGGTGGGAGGGCTGGTGGATGGAACGACCGCGACGGGGACGGCGGAGCTCTATGACCCGACAACCCAGAGCTGGTCGCCCGCGAGCGGCATTCCCGCCGCTCAGCGGGCGAGTCATGCGGCGGTGCTGCTGCCGTCGAACAAGGTCCTCGTGACCGGAGGCGGAAACAATCCCAACGGAGGACTCGCGACCTCGGCGGTCTATACCTCGGATGCGGGCTGGTCCCCTAGCGCCTCCATGAAAGCCGAGCGCAACGCACTGACCCTCACCGTCCTGGGCTCGGTGGCCATCGCCGTGGGGGGCTATGACCTGAATGGACGACATCGGTCCGCGGAGGTCTTCGATGGAGTGGAGTGGCGTCTCACCGCGACCTCCGTGCCCGGGGAGGGACGTGAGGGGCATACCGCGACGGCGCTCTCGGAGAACGAGCTGCTCATCGCGGGAACCTACGTCACGACCACCGATGCGGGCGTTGGCAATAGCGCCGCCATCTACAACGCGACCTCGGATTCGTGGTCCACGGTGGCGTCCATGCAGCAAGGCCGCTTCCGTCATGCGGCCGCGCGGGTGTCGACGGGAGAGGTCCTGGTGACGGGAGGCTACTCCGCGGCGTATCGCGCCGCGCACAACTCCGCGGAGCTGTTCGACCCGAAGGATCGACGCTGGCATCCGGCGAAGGGAGACATGGCGCATCCTCGCGTCGGTCACACCTGCACTGAAATGCCGGACGGGACCGTGCTCGTGGTGGGCGGTGAGGACCCGGTTGGCGAGACCTTCCTCGACTCGGTCGAGCTGTACGTCCCCTGA
- a CDS encoding Rieske 2Fe-2S domain-containing protein translates to MSTSRRGFLKGILGTGAAGAAATLPACAPDINPAPVTDVTASSEGVVSLLVTRYPDLEPVGGALTVRVAGEDEPVLVTHTAKDEFSVLSSICTHAACPLGFDGREVVCPCHLSKFNPVDGTVTQRPATVGLRKFSSKYNPATQVLSIDLRAGESGFPAAVNGEVRLPFAQFPTLRDNGSVVDGVPSGYGKRIFVFRQEDGTLSAVDSVCTHQGCEVQANQEELNLVCPCHMSIFSATGDAVSGVATLPLKKFTATETADEVVLTGVQ, encoded by the coding sequence GTGAGCACGTCGCGGCGAGGCTTCCTCAAGGGCATCCTGGGCACGGGCGCGGCGGGGGCGGCGGCGACGCTGCCGGCGTGCGCGCCAGACATCAATCCCGCGCCGGTGACGGACGTCACCGCCAGCTCCGAGGGCGTGGTGAGCCTGCTCGTCACCCGCTACCCGGACCTGGAGCCAGTGGGCGGCGCCCTCACGGTGCGCGTGGCGGGCGAGGACGAGCCGGTGCTGGTGACGCACACCGCGAAGGACGAGTTCTCCGTCCTGTCCTCCATCTGCACCCACGCGGCCTGCCCGCTCGGGTTCGACGGCCGCGAGGTCGTCTGCCCCTGCCACCTGTCCAAGTTCAACCCGGTGGACGGCACGGTGACGCAGCGTCCGGCGACGGTGGGCCTGCGCAAGTTCTCCTCCAAGTACAACCCGGCCACCCAGGTGCTGAGCATCGACCTGCGCGCGGGCGAGTCGGGCTTCCCCGCGGCGGTCAACGGCGAGGTGCGCCTGCCCTTCGCTCAGTTCCCGACACTGCGTGACAACGGCAGCGTGGTGGATGGAGTCCCCTCCGGCTACGGCAAGCGCATCTTCGTCTTCCGCCAGGAGGACGGGACGTTGTCCGCGGTCGACTCCGTCTGCACCCATCAGGGCTGCGAGGTGCAGGCCAACCAGGAGGAGCTGAACCTCGTCTGTCCCTGCCACATGTCCATCTTCTCGGCGACGGGAGACGCGGTCAGCGGAGTCGCCACGCTGCCCCTCAAGAAGTTCACCGCCACGGAGACGGCGGACGAAGTCGTCCTCACCGGCGTGCAGTGA
- a CDS encoding YceI family protein — MIGRRLALLAPLLFSLSAAAQDAGKTYALKKDDSSLTYKMKHPAHEVVGTAKPSDGKARLLPDGTLQVAVRANIKDFDSKNANRDAHMMEVTEVAKYPLVDFKGAASGVKPPASFPGKVPVTLKGQLTFHGVKQNVEIPVTVVFKSPTLVTTDGAFDISLEAFKIERPSLLMVKVEDKLVLEPRLTFEVEGK; from the coding sequence ATGATTGGTCGACGACTCGCGCTGCTCGCTCCGCTGCTCTTCTCCCTGTCCGCCGCCGCCCAGGATGCCGGCAAGACGTACGCGCTGAAGAAGGACGACAGCTCGCTCACCTACAAGATGAAACACCCGGCCCACGAGGTGGTGGGCACTGCGAAGCCCAGTGACGGCAAGGCGCGCCTCCTGCCGGACGGCACGCTGCAGGTGGCCGTGCGCGCCAACATCAAGGACTTCGACTCCAAGAACGCCAACCGCGACGCGCACATGATGGAAGTGACGGAGGTGGCCAAGTACCCCCTCGTCGACTTCAAGGGCGCGGCCTCCGGCGTGAAGCCCCCCGCGTCGTTCCCCGGCAAGGTCCCGGTGACGCTCAAGGGCCAGCTCACCTTCCACGGCGTGAAGCAGAACGTGGAGATTCCGGTGACGGTGGTCTTCAAGTCGCCCACGCTCGTCACCACCGACGGCGCCTTCGACATCAGCCTGGAGGCGTTCAAGATCGAGCGCCCCTCGCTGCTGATGGTGAAGGTGGAGGACAAGCTGGTGCTGGAGCCCAGGCTGACGTTCGAGGTGGAGGGGAAGTGA
- a CDS encoding sensor histidine kinase, which translates to MEKHSSASLRLPPTEEGQGTGLELLAEARRARQGAELASARMRSLQSLTLALSGALTPEDVARAVVVEAVRTMDASIGVLYLMDGAGTGLELVHAVRCPPEVEAAMRRIPLEANLPVAEVVRTRAPLWLESYERLTERYPPASILTRPASGDMSVACLPVHGRGRTVGALGFTWERTRAFDPEERAFMDMMAQQASMALERARLLAAERRQVERTELLQQATAVLATSLDLGHTLRGVALGLVPTLGDFCIIDVMGPDREVRRTFHAATPGSAALLAASRWQPPERSGTPVCALASGTPQFHPQVDAAWVEGTACGPEQLELLRALAPCSWLSVPLETPEGLLGALTLGYSLSDRHHTPEDLALAAELARRASAAVQNAHLFHQTQQALQLRDEFLAIASHELNTPLTALKLQLSRLRRMSSDVDMQERTLSAVQQVDRLGRLVRELLEVAHLSEGRLHLTPEPVDLVDVCREVLERFSEEQSRAGTAVHLHAPSAVSGRWDHARVDGMVTHLVSNALKYGQGHPVDVEVRCMPGDLARLVVRDRGIGIPPEQLAHLFQRFGRAVPLRHYGGFGLGLWFSRQVVEAHGGHIHLESAPGQGTTVTVELPRMPEAPEDDRP; encoded by the coding sequence ATGGAGAAGCATTCATCCGCCAGCCTCAGGTTGCCTCCGACCGAAGAGGGTCAAGGCACGGGGCTGGAACTGCTGGCCGAGGCCCGCCGGGCGAGACAGGGCGCGGAGCTGGCCAGCGCGAGGATGCGCAGCCTCCAGTCACTCACCTTGGCGTTGTCGGGCGCCCTCACCCCCGAGGACGTGGCCCGGGCGGTGGTGGTGGAGGCCGTGCGCACCATGGACGCGTCGATTGGCGTCCTGTACCTGATGGATGGGGCGGGCACCGGGTTGGAGCTGGTCCACGCGGTGCGCTGTCCTCCGGAGGTCGAGGCGGCGATGCGCCGCATCCCGCTGGAGGCGAACCTGCCGGTGGCGGAGGTGGTGCGCACGCGCGCGCCGCTGTGGCTGGAGAGCTACGAGCGGTTGACGGAGCGCTACCCGCCGGCCTCCATCCTGACGCGGCCGGCGAGTGGTGACATGTCCGTGGCATGCCTGCCGGTGCACGGGCGCGGGCGGACGGTGGGGGCGCTCGGCTTCACGTGGGAGCGGACGCGCGCGTTCGACCCGGAGGAGCGGGCCTTCATGGACATGATGGCGCAGCAGGCCTCCATGGCCCTGGAGCGCGCGCGCCTGCTCGCGGCCGAGCGGCGACAGGTGGAGCGCACGGAGCTGCTCCAGCAGGCCACCGCGGTGCTGGCCACGTCGCTGGACCTGGGCCACACGCTGCGCGGCGTGGCGCTGGGGCTGGTGCCCACGCTGGGCGACTTCTGCATCATCGACGTGATGGGACCGGACCGGGAGGTGCGCCGCACCTTCCACGCCGCCACGCCCGGGAGCGCCGCCCTGCTCGCCGCCAGCCGCTGGCAACCGCCGGAGCGCTCGGGCACGCCGGTGTGCGCGCTCGCCAGCGGCACGCCCCAGTTCCACCCCCAGGTGGACGCCGCGTGGGTGGAGGGCACGGCGTGCGGCCCGGAGCAGCTCGAGCTGCTGCGCGCGCTGGCGCCGTGCTCCTGGCTGTCGGTGCCGCTGGAGACGCCGGAGGGCCTGCTCGGCGCGCTGACGCTGGGGTATTCGCTCTCCGACCGCCACCACACGCCCGAGGACCTGGCGCTGGCCGCGGAGCTGGCCCGCCGCGCGAGCGCGGCCGTGCAGAACGCGCACCTGTTCCACCAGACCCAGCAGGCGCTCCAGCTGCGCGACGAGTTCCTCGCCATCGCCAGCCACGAGCTGAACACACCGTTGACGGCCCTCAAGCTGCAACTGTCCCGGCTGCGGCGCATGTCCTCGGACGTGGACATGCAGGAGCGCACGCTCTCCGCCGTCCAGCAGGTGGACCGGCTGGGCCGGCTGGTGCGCGAGCTGCTCGAGGTGGCCCACCTGTCCGAGGGCCGCCTGCACCTCACCCCCGAGCCCGTGGACCTGGTGGACGTCTGCCGCGAGGTGCTGGAGCGCTTCTCCGAGGAGCAGTCCCGCGCGGGCACCGCCGTCCATCTGCACGCCCCGAGCGCCGTGTCCGGCCGCTGGGACCATGCGCGGGTGGACGGCATGGTGACGCACCTGGTGTCCAACGCGCTCAAGTACGGCCAGGGCCATCCGGTGGACGTGGAGGTGCGCTGCATGCCCGGGGATCTGGCGCGGCTGGTGGTGAGGGACCGGGGCATCGGCATCCCTCCCGAGCAGCTGGCCCACCTCTTCCAGCGCTTCGGCCGCGCGGTCCCCTTGCGGCACTACGGCGGCTTCGGCCTGGGGCTGTGGTTCTCCCGGCAGGTGGTGGAGGCCCACGGCGGCCACATCCACCTGGAGAGCGCGCCGGGCCAGGGCACCACCGTCACCGTGGAGCTGCCGCGCATGCCGGAGGCCCCCGAGGACGACCGCCCCTGA
- a CDS encoding nuclear transport factor 2 family protein, translating into MSMERAQRFVEALSRLEEEGDVEAMVALFSDDAQVSNVASQRVFSGKEGARKFWSEYKGTLRRVKSSFRNMIEAGDKVALEWESQGTAQNGAAVSYEGVSILEWDGELVRRFYAYFDPHLLGLELAHGTARRSEVPATTPA; encoded by the coding sequence ATGTCGATGGAGCGAGCACAGCGATTCGTGGAGGCACTGTCGAGGCTGGAAGAGGAAGGGGACGTGGAGGCGATGGTGGCCCTCTTCAGCGACGACGCGCAGGTGAGCAACGTGGCCTCCCAGCGCGTCTTCTCCGGCAAGGAGGGCGCCCGGAAGTTCTGGTCGGAGTACAAGGGCACGCTGCGCCGCGTGAAGTCCTCCTTCCGGAACATGATCGAAGCCGGGGACAAGGTCGCGCTGGAGTGGGAGTCCCAGGGCACCGCGCAGAACGGCGCGGCCGTGTCCTACGAGGGCGTCTCCATCCTCGAATGGGACGGCGAGCTCGTCCGCCGCTTCTACGCGTACTTCGACCCGCACCTGCTGGGCCTGGAGCTGGCCCATGGCACGGCGAGGCGCTCGGAGGTGCCCGCCACCACGCCCGCGTGA
- a CDS encoding sensor histidine kinase: MVSVTEVIQAQRREILRCWTEEATRTAASRGLKAPELLDIVPACLDLLTTRDDLVTRRSRLASDLAARLRQGFHLAQVIEEFASLGRCITRMWTTEPPRQRPDSLEVERLFTELYSMSAAAMDVFVERLVEDERTEKRYLRLIQEVASEALEVDSVAFKDRLKEVLTLVKESMGAGGAALLLYEPDARERVTVISVGVAEEPWLRFMSASGPGPAMVPGPLVTEAVSILLDAHPRGEEARLLQREGIRSLLGVRLNTRHALVGVMYVGITTAREFTGRERRRLESLGERLTVHLDNAKLHADLQQQVGELQVERDLRERFVSVLAHDLRGPLSSAKLSAQLILRNPERLDERRDLAVRIDQNIERADRMVRNLLDANRIRAGERLPLRLDTCDLGRVALEVVEEMRDLHGERFVLRAEEQVRGIWSVDELRRALWNLTNNAVKYGAPATPITVTVARTPTGAMASVHNEGPAIPVADQESIFKPFSRTHSARTGPSKGWGLGLTLVWGCAQAHGGRVSVTSDARHGTTFILELPLDARPYQQ; encoded by the coding sequence ATGGTGAGCGTCACGGAGGTCATCCAAGCGCAGCGGCGCGAAATCCTCCGGTGCTGGACCGAGGAGGCGACGCGGACGGCTGCCTCGCGTGGCCTGAAGGCCCCGGAGCTCCTCGACATCGTGCCGGCCTGTCTGGACTTGCTCACCACACGGGACGACCTGGTGACCCGACGCTCGCGGCTCGCGAGCGACCTGGCGGCGCGCCTCCGTCAGGGCTTCCATCTGGCCCAGGTCATCGAGGAGTTCGCGAGCCTGGGACGCTGCATCACCCGCATGTGGACCACGGAGCCACCGCGGCAGCGGCCCGACAGCCTCGAGGTCGAGCGCCTCTTCACCGAGCTGTACTCGATGTCGGCGGCGGCGATGGATGTCTTCGTCGAACGGCTCGTGGAGGATGAGCGGACGGAGAAGCGCTACCTGCGGCTCATCCAGGAGGTGGCCAGCGAGGCCCTCGAGGTGGACTCCGTCGCCTTCAAGGACCGGCTGAAGGAGGTCCTCACGCTGGTGAAGGAGTCCATGGGCGCCGGGGGCGCGGCCCTGCTCTTGTACGAGCCCGACGCGCGCGAGCGCGTCACGGTCATCTCCGTGGGCGTGGCGGAGGAGCCCTGGCTCCGCTTCATGTCGGCCTCGGGGCCAGGCCCGGCGATGGTGCCCGGGCCCCTGGTGACGGAGGCGGTGTCCATCCTCCTCGACGCACACCCACGAGGCGAGGAGGCGCGGCTGCTCCAGCGCGAGGGCATCCGCTCCCTGCTCGGTGTGCGTCTGAACACGCGCCACGCGCTGGTCGGGGTCATGTATGTCGGCATCACCACGGCGCGGGAGTTCACCGGCCGGGAGCGGCGGCGCCTCGAGTCGCTGGGCGAGCGCCTGACGGTCCACCTGGACAACGCGAAGCTGCATGCGGACCTGCAGCAGCAGGTCGGCGAGCTCCAGGTCGAGCGGGACCTGCGCGAACGGTTCGTGTCCGTGCTGGCCCATGACCTTCGCGGTCCGCTGTCCTCGGCGAAGCTGAGCGCGCAGCTCATCCTCCGCAACCCCGAGCGGCTCGACGAACGACGGGACCTGGCGGTGCGCATCGACCAGAACATCGAGCGCGCCGACCGGATGGTCCGGAACCTGCTCGACGCGAACCGCATCCGGGCGGGGGAGCGGCTCCCGCTGCGGCTCGATACCTGTGACCTCGGACGGGTCGCCCTGGAGGTCGTCGAGGAGATGCGCGACCTGCACGGAGAGCGCTTCGTGCTCCGCGCGGAGGAGCAGGTCCGCGGAATCTGGAGCGTCGACGAGCTGCGCCGCGCGCTCTGGAACCTCACGAACAACGCGGTGAAGTACGGGGCCCCCGCCACCCCCATCACCGTGACGGTGGCGCGAACGCCCACCGGGGCGATGGCCTCCGTGCACAACGAGGGGCCGGCGATCCCCGTCGCCGACCAGGAGTCCATCTTCAAGCCCTTCAGCCGCACGCACTCGGCCCGGACGGGGCCCTCGAAGGGCTGGGGGCTCGGCCTGACGCTGGTCTGGGGCTGCGCCCAGGCCCACGGGGGGAGGGTGTCCGTCACCAGCGACGCGCGTCACGGGACGACCTTCATCCTGGAGCTGCCCCTCGACGCGCGGCCCTATCAGCAGTAG
- a CDS encoding acyl-CoA desaturase, which translates to MVPLFFAAHWALSVFFQSLFQHRYAAHRMYTMKPRTERALHLCTALVQGSSYLDPRAYALLHREHHAFADTKRDPHAPTHHGNPLRMMRETARRFEGLLTRRLRSEPRFEGGYPEWPFAERVFNHWTSRVAFGTLYTLFYKRFATRRWHWALLPAQFVLGPIHGAIVNWCGHRYGYRNFGTRDESRNTLPFDVLCMGELFQNNHHARPASPNFASRRFELDPVWHALRLLSRLKLVRLQSSPTSRGGSAPEATSALAA; encoded by the coding sequence ATGGTTCCTCTCTTCTTCGCCGCCCATTGGGCCCTGAGTGTCTTCTTCCAGAGTCTCTTCCAACACCGCTACGCCGCGCACCGCATGTACACGATGAAGCCTCGGACCGAGCGGGCGCTCCATCTGTGCACCGCGCTCGTGCAGGGTTCGAGCTACCTGGACCCACGCGCGTACGCGCTCCTGCATCGCGAGCACCACGCCTTCGCGGACACGAAGAGGGACCCGCACGCGCCCACACATCATGGCAATCCTTTGCGCATGATGCGGGAGACGGCGCGACGCTTCGAGGGTCTGCTCACCCGTCGCCTGCGCTCCGAGCCACGCTTCGAGGGAGGCTACCCGGAGTGGCCGTTCGCCGAGCGGGTCTTCAACCACTGGACCTCTCGCGTCGCCTTCGGCACGCTCTACACCCTGTTCTACAAGCGCTTCGCCACCCGACGCTGGCACTGGGCGCTGTTGCCCGCGCAGTTCGTGCTCGGTCCCATCCACGGCGCCATCGTCAACTGGTGCGGCCACCGCTATGGCTACCGCAACTTCGGGACGCGGGACGAGTCCCGCAACACGCTCCCCTTCGACGTGCTGTGCATGGGGGAGTTGTTCCAGAACAACCACCATGCCCGCCCCGCGAGCCCCAACTTCGCCTCGCGCCGCTTCGAGCTGGACCCGGTGTGGCACGCGCTGCGGTTGCTCTCCCGGCTGAAGCTCGTCCGGCTCCAGTCGAGCCCCACCTCGCGCGGCGGCTCCGCCCCGGAGGCGACGAGCGCCCTGGCCGCGTGA
- a CDS encoding c-type cytochrome has protein sequence MTLRGARVSSSSTSPGRAGRCALALLTALAVVAGCRSRSSPTFEPLKLADGRVIPAETLSRGHSVYTYYCASCHGERGDGQGPAGRGMRPVPRSFRQGLFKFGGVAVGELPTDEALKRTLRRGLHGTPMFAWDVPDADQDAVLQYLKTFSPRWTQEPTGQPLAMSPDPWKGREAEAVERGKVAYHVSGGGNAGCSGCHVAYLPRAELAALLEKSLGRKVDLSRLDPYTAQARESDHPVEVDAKGEPTRTQKVLPPDFLFHELRTVWPEGETVDGAPYTAERQREDLYRVIASGVGGAAMPTWKGAIPEENLWALAYYVQSLVRLRDTDEAEALKARLRASTMANPP, from the coding sequence ATGACCCTTCGCGGCGCACGGGTGTCCTCGTCATCCACCAGTCCGGGCCGCGCGGGCCGATGCGCGCTGGCGCTCCTCACGGCGCTCGCCGTCGTGGCGGGCTGCCGCTCGCGCTCCAGCCCCACCTTCGAGCCCCTGAAGCTCGCGGATGGCCGCGTCATCCCGGCGGAGACGCTGTCGCGTGGACACTCGGTGTACACGTACTACTGCGCCTCCTGTCACGGCGAGCGCGGAGACGGGCAGGGGCCCGCGGGGCGCGGCATGCGGCCGGTGCCGCGCAGCTTCCGACAGGGCCTCTTCAAGTTCGGCGGCGTCGCGGTGGGCGAGCTGCCCACGGACGAGGCGTTGAAGCGCACGCTGCGGCGCGGCCTGCACGGCACGCCGATGTTCGCCTGGGACGTCCCGGACGCGGACCAGGACGCGGTGCTGCAATACTTGAAGACCTTCAGCCCGCGCTGGACCCAGGAGCCCACGGGGCAGCCGCTGGCCATGTCACCGGACCCGTGGAAGGGGCGGGAGGCGGAGGCCGTCGAGCGCGGCAAGGTCGCGTACCACGTCTCCGGAGGCGGCAACGCGGGCTGTTCGGGCTGTCACGTCGCGTACCTGCCGCGCGCCGAACTGGCCGCGCTCCTGGAGAAGTCCCTGGGCCGCAAGGTGGACCTGTCGAGGCTCGACCCGTACACGGCCCAGGCCCGCGAGTCCGACCACCCCGTGGAGGTCGACGCGAAGGGCGAACCCACGCGCACGCAGAAGGTGCTGCCCCCGGACTTCCTCTTCCACGAACTGCGCACCGTCTGGCCCGAGGGCGAGACGGTCGACGGCGCGCCCTACACCGCCGAGCGCCAGCGCGAGGACCTCTACCGCGTGATTGCCTCCGGCGTGGGGGGCGCGGCGATGCCCACCTGGAAGGGCGCCATCCCCGAGGAGAATCTCTGGGCGCTCGCGTACTACGTGCAGTCGCTCGTGAGGCTGCGCGACACCGACGAGGCCGAGGCCCTCAAGGCCCGGCTGCGCGCCTCCACCATGGCGAACCCGCCCTAG
- a CDS encoding cytochrome c oxidase subunit I yields MSLSSSDHKAVARRYLWSGLGFLAFGGLLALLIRWQWAFPGQPVPGLAWALPESHGALTPPTYTAVFTTHGLVMIFFAVTPLLFGALGHFVVPLAIGARGLAFPRLSSVGFWVYALGGALVLASFGLRLGPASAGWTGYPPLSTSVFTPGLGQTLVTVAVLCAGVSAFLYGLNFVVTVVRCRAPGMTWGRLPLTVWGLFFASVLNVLFVPVLAAATVLVLMDRLLGTQFFVAGAAAVGGGGDPLVYQHLFWLFGHPEVYILILPAWGMVGDFVAFFSRRPAHGYRLTAGAMGAVSALSGLVYAHHLFTSGMSPVLGRTFMVLTLLISLPAEVMFLNWLMTLWRGSVRLTSPMLAALATMSVFGLGGITGLALGAVATDVPLHGTLWVVGHFHLTMGAASFLGVFAGLYFWFPKMFGRALHEGLAKAHVLASAVLFLGVFGGQLAAGYAGQLRRLYDPYQYTYLRHLLPLNQWTTACAFLLGAVQGLFVVNLAWTLRRGRAADANPWRVGTLEWTCAPSPPPEGNFARPPVVLRGPHALSQPESIERLGRDWLGQAEDLPASPATATSPEAPVALTSGGAS; encoded by the coding sequence ATGAGTCTCTCCTCGAGCGACCACAAGGCGGTGGCGCGGCGCTATCTGTGGAGCGGGCTCGGCTTCCTGGCGTTCGGAGGGCTGCTGGCGCTGCTCATCCGCTGGCAGTGGGCCTTCCCGGGGCAGCCGGTGCCGGGGCTCGCGTGGGCGTTGCCCGAGTCGCATGGCGCGCTGACGCCTCCGACGTACACGGCCGTGTTCACCACGCACGGGCTGGTGATGATCTTCTTCGCGGTGACGCCGCTGCTGTTCGGTGCGTTGGGTCACTTCGTGGTGCCCCTGGCCATCGGCGCGAGGGGGCTGGCCTTTCCCCGGCTGTCGTCCGTGGGCTTCTGGGTCTACGCGCTGGGCGGCGCGCTGGTGCTGGCGTCGTTCGGGTTGCGGCTCGGGCCGGCGAGCGCGGGGTGGACGGGCTACCCACCGCTGTCGACGTCGGTCTTCACGCCGGGCCTGGGGCAGACGCTGGTGACGGTGGCGGTGCTGTGCGCGGGCGTGTCGGCGTTCCTGTATGGCCTCAACTTCGTCGTCACGGTGGTGCGCTGTCGCGCGCCGGGGATGACGTGGGGCAGGCTGCCGTTGACGGTGTGGGGGCTGTTCTTCGCCTCGGTGCTCAACGTGCTGTTCGTGCCGGTGCTGGCGGCGGCGACGGTGCTGGTGCTGATGGACCGGTTGCTCGGCACGCAGTTCTTCGTGGCGGGCGCGGCGGCGGTGGGCGGAGGCGGGGACCCGTTGGTGTACCAGCACCTGTTCTGGCTGTTCGGCCACCCGGAGGTCTACATCCTCATCCTCCCGGCCTGGGGCATGGTGGGGGACTTCGTGGCCTTCTTCAGCCGACGGCCCGCGCACGGCTATCGGCTGACGGCGGGCGCCATGGGCGCGGTGTCGGCGCTGAGCGGGCTGGTCTACGCGCACCACCTCTTCACCAGCGGCATGTCGCCGGTGCTCGGGCGCACGTTCATGGTGCTCACGCTGCTCATCTCGCTTCCGGCGGAGGTGATGTTCCTCAACTGGTTGATGACGCTGTGGCGCGGCAGCGTGCGGTTGACGTCACCGATGCTCGCGGCGCTGGCGACGATGAGCGTCTTCGGCCTGGGTGGCATCACGGGGCTCGCGCTGGGCGCGGTGGCCACGGACGTGCCGTTGCACGGGACGCTGTGGGTGGTGGGCCACTTCCACCTGACGATGGGCGCGGCGAGCTTCCTGGGGGTCTTCGCGGGCCTCTACTTCTGGTTCCCGAAGATGTTCGGACGCGCGCTGCACGAGGGGCTCGCCAAGGCGCACGTCCTCGCGAGCGCGGTGTTGTTCCTCGGCGTGTTCGGCGGGCAGCTCGCGGCGGGCTACGCGGGGCAGCTGCGCCGTCTCTACGACCCCTATCAGTACACGTACCTGCGGCACCTGCTCCCGCTGAACCAGTGGACGACGGCCTGTGCGTTCCTGCTCGGCGCGGTGCAGGGGCTGTTCGTGGTGAACCTGGCGTGGACGCTGAGGCGCGGTCGCGCCGCCGACGCGAACCCATGGCGGGTGGGCACGTTGGAATGGACCTGCGCGCCGAGCCCGCCCCCCGAGGGGAACTTCGCGCGCCCGCCCGTGGTGCTGCGCGGACCGCATGCGCTGTCACAACCCGAGTCGATCGAGCGACTGGGCCGCGACTGGCTGGGACAGGCGGAGGACCTCCCGGCGAGCCCGGCGACGGCGACGTCCCCCGAGGCCCCGGTGGCCCTCACATCGGGTGGCGCATCATGA